The Thermotoga sp. nucleotide sequence ATCGGGAATGAAAAAGGGACATTTCGAAGCAAAAGAACTGTTTGCTGTCCTTTCGAAGAAAATACCATCGCTCTCCATAGCGACCCTCTACAGTACCCTGTACCTTCTGGTGGATCTCGGTGTGATATATTCCTTCAGCGATGGGCAAAGAACCGTATTCGATTTCAATCCTGTTCCACACGGGCATTTTATATGCAAGATCTGTGGAAGGATAGAGGATGTTGAGATAAAAAAGTTGGAGCTGGGGGAAATTAAAGGGAAGAGAGAGAAGATAGAGCTTGTCATACGCGGTGTATGCGAAGATTGTCTGAAGAGGGTGAAAGATTGAGATTTCTCACCCAGTTCTTGTCCATTCTCCTCATACTTGTGGGCACGATGGGATTTGTGGGGTGGGTAGCGCTTTACCTCCTTGCACCCTACATTCACACATTTTTGGGATTGAGCATTCCAGATGACACACTTTTGATGTTGCTCTTTTGGTTTCTTCCGTTTCTTTGCTCAGGTGTCTCTTTGAACTATTACGCGTCTTCCGGTAGGAAGTGGCTTGCGGTACTCGGCTTTCTTCTCCTCTTTCCCTCCCTAGTGATTCAGCTTTATGGGCTTTACGCCTTTGGAGGCATCATCTCCAAAGCCAGTTTTGTGTATCTTCTTTTTCTACTCTTCACTGTGGTGTCGCTGGCTTTCTTCCT carries:
- a CDS encoding Fur family transcriptional regulator; protein product: MNLEEIVEQLKTKKIKLTTQRMEIIKFISGMKKGHFEAKELFAVLSKKIPSLSIATLYSTLYLLVDLGVIYSFSDGQRTVFDFNPVPHGHFICKICGRIEDVEIKKLELGEIKGKREKIELVIRGVCEDCLKRVKD